The genome window AAGAACACCTTATGGAGTGATCACTGTTAATTAGAAGATTGttttatcacaatttttatattgttCTCAAACATGAGAGGTTTGTGGTTATATGTGTAACGAGTAAAATATGTAAATGCTCAACAATGAATCCACTAGTTTAtaaagaagatagtatatttagttgattttcatattgaagtcagactcaaaacaaaaacgGCTAGtgacatttttgaaaaatgtttttcatatatataatttttttatatatatatttaaagagtttttcaaaaatattttggagtccaatagaaattatgaaatcaagaaattaagggtTACATAAGCTAGGGACATGACAATGATATTAATCTAGTCCTAGTGGCTTGTGGGAATATAGCGTGCTAGAAggacatagatataaaattgtaagtaATGGAACctcatttgtaattctttaaTCTTTGGGGGTCAATTGCAAGGTGTTGATGGACATTATTGCAATCTATAAagtttcaaatattttcttgatatggttgagaaaattaaggaataattttgaaagagtttcAAGATAAGTCAATAACATTGAAAAAGTTATTGATTAATCCTATAGTTGAAGATTAGGATTCCTAAGAATCTCATGTCCAATCTCTCTCTTGGGTTTTAGAagtcttaaataaaaataagattttaaaaatatcatatcaGTTGTTGGTCATCAGAACTACTAAGTGATATTGTAGTCttctaaaaacccaaaaagaaacagagagagaaaagtgaataCATTGGGAGGCAACACGCTTAGGTTGCTAAGACAGGTAcgcaattttgttatatttagaATCTATGGTTGTGTTGTACAACAATCTTTAactgaaaaatataaattttgttttatattgcttCTGCAAATCTTTTACCACCATGTGACCACCGAATGCAAATGGGTACAAAAACCACACGACCATCACCAAATctaaacccaaatcaaaacccataccACCACAGTCCCACCTCCATCACCCCCACAAACTGATCCGAATCCAAACCCATATAGGCACAACAATACCACAACCACCCACCACCATTTTCCCCTACCacacccaaacccaaatcaaaacccacacccacacccaccaccaACCCAATTGGCTtagtgccaaaaaaaaaaaaaaaaacgattgAACTcaattgagaaagagagaatttcATCTTGCCtagtagagagagagaatgaaggatcctacagaggagagagagatcatTTCCATGCCGGATTGTTTTGAGACCAAAGAGGAGGGAGAGTGAAGATCGAAGAGAGAGCTTTGTAACTATGtaatttgtgagagagagagagagagagagagagagagagagagagagagagtctgcTGGTGTTATCGTGTTATATGGGTAATAATTGAGGAGGGTAAGCGTGTATTCTTGGCAAAATTTGGTAAATAGTacattttttaggaaaaaaatctAGTGACTAGCAAACGTTTgaacttatttagttagttagactgTTTTTGGAACTTAAGTTTGTCAAATTTGAGTTCCaacccaaaatcgagtttccCACACTCGATTTACTCTTGGATTCATCTGacatggatttaaaaaaaaataaaaaaaaatacatggaactcgagtgtagtaaactcgagttccatttaaaaaaaaaattacctgcaaggaactcgagtttgctaGACTCGGGTtcctctaatatatatatatatattagaggaACCCGAGTTTAGCAAACTCAAGTTCCTTTATGTTATTATTTATCCACGTCAGATGAATCCAAGAGTAAATCGAGTTTTCAAAACTCGATTTTAGgttgaaaatcaagtttcaaaaacagTCCAACTTACTAAATACTTTCAGCCACGTGCTATTTatctaatatttttctaaaaatatgcTATTTAGCAAATTTTGCCGTGTATTCTCATAGTTTAGGATAATAATTGAAGAGGGTTAAGCGTACATTCTCGTAGTTTAGGGGTAAGGGTAAAATAAGTAAAATGTGATTTTCCCAAATAATTAAATGTACTAAAATtgcattttacatttttttttaattaaataaacgGAATACAATTCCATTcaacataattaatttttaataaacgTCTTAAGACAGACATAATCCTTGGCTTGGCGTTGGCGGAGGCGGACCACACTACATTTTCTGGTCTCTTCTCACTAAaatgactttatttttttaccactcTATCACtctctcaaatttcaaaatttcaaaaatccataaaccctaaacccctctctctttctctccctctcactctcaAATGTTCTCTCCGGGAACAAAGAGAGGCAATTTGAGCTCGAAAAGAGAGCGAAATGTAGTGCAGAAGAGTCTGCTCCCTAAAATCGAATCTCCGATCACTCCTCACCGCCGACCCCTTATTGACAATTCCGTTCCGGATCGCCCCTCCACCGGCACCCCTGCTCCTTGGGCTCCTCGCCTTTCCGTCTTCGCCAGGTTCCCTCAACTACTACTACTTCCTTTATTCTAGGAAAATGGTTtccttgttttcaattttagtttaaGGAATCTATGGTTGATTTCATTTATACGTGGGTACTAGTTATCTCTATTGCTAAACTCTTTTGTACTCCAATAAGAGACATAGGGTTCCAACGTTGCCCACGCCAAAAACTAGCATctaattggcatgcatgttaagcaCATATCGATCTAATGGtgggattttgaaaattttaatccaATAACATTACTTTAAGTTACGTCGTGTGTAACTTGATcctgactatatatatatatatatatgtatgtatgtaaaaCTTGGAAGGTGGATTTTCTTCTCTGTTGACAAAGAGAGGCATTTAGGAGAGCTAATGGGTTTTGTAGTTTATGATGTAGGcatctattaattttttgttttgtttttggtggttATTGTTATGTGTTGTTTATGGTTGAGGCTAAGTAAGGGGTCATGTATTGTTTAGATTTCTGTTTACTaatgaaatgaataaatttaattttgccTAGAATTCCAGCAGTGAACAGAAGTGATAATGCAGATGCTATCAAGCCTGTATATGTTGGAGAGTTCCCTCAAGTGGTTCGCGATGAACAGGCCAGTTGGCTGCAACAGCGTGTTCCTGGTTAGTTTAACTGACCAATGAAATTAAACTATTAGGAGATTCCTTAATGCTATATTCCTGTGAGGATGAGTGGTAAATAATAGGGTTTGATAATTCAAAGGTTTTCTTCCTTCTCCGGAGGAGAAttcctggtttttttttttttttttttttaaattttaagaaagaCCAATTATGCTTTGAGAGTGTAAATTTCTAAAATCTTGATATTTCTCTGGCAGATGATGCATGTATATCTGGTGGAATGGAAAAGGGAACATCTCTTGCTTGGATTATCTGTGGAAATAGACTCTTCATTTGGAGTTACTTATCACCTGCAgcttcaataaaatgcattgttCTTGAACTTCCTTCAGATGTATCAGAAAATGGAAACATTGGCAGTAATGACCGGAACAGTTGGTTGCTTTGTGTTGTCAATTGGGATAGCACATCTAGGAGAACAAAGAAAGTTGTTAAACATTGCAACTCTGCTGGTATTGTTTTGTGTAACCAAAAAACTCGAGTGATTATATACTGGCCTGACATCTATTCTGAAGGGAGAACTGATCCTATTACCAGTTTTGCATCTTCTGATGAATTAGAAGTGACTTCTTCACTTGTTGATGGAAAGGCCACCCCAAACAGGCACAAACAACCTATTAGGCTTGGAAGTAGTTTGGCTGGATCAAGTACACTGAACTCTTTGATTGCTTCTGCAGTCCCTAATTCCCAGCACATCTGTGTTGCCTTTGCATGTGGTTCAAATGGTGAGCTTTGGCAGTTTTACTGCAGTCCCACTGGCATTCACCGTAAGAAAGTATATGACGATATACTGAACTTATCCTTTCAAGGGGGTGATAGTGGTCAACTTATAGAGAGCAAGGGGTATCCAAGGTCACTAACTTGGCGTTTTTCACATGTTTCTCCTGAGGAATCTAATAGACAGTTTTATCTGTTGACTGATCATGAGATACACTGTTTCAGTGTTAATCTGAATCCTGAAATACACATTTCAAAGCTCTGGTCCCATGAAATTATTGGCACAGATGGTGATTTGGGGATTAAGAAGGATCTAGCTGGTCAGAAGCGAATATGGCCTCTTGATGTGCAGGTAGATGATCACGGAAAAGTGATTACCATTCTGGTTGCCACCTTCTGTAAGGACCGGGCTAGTGGTTCAAGCTACACACAATATTCTCTTCTCACCATGCAATATAAATCTGGGATGAGTATAGAGCCAACGCATGAAAGAGTTCTAGAGAAAAAAGCTCCTATCCAGGTAATAATCCCAAAAGCAAGAGTAGAGGATGAGGATTTCTTGTTCTCCATGAGACTTCGGGTAGGGGGCAAGCCTTCAGGATCAGCAATCATAATGTCAGGTGATGGAACGGCAACAGTATCTCATTATTATCGAAATGCAACAAAGCTCTATCAATTTGACCTGCCTTACGACGCTGGAAAAGTTTTAGATGCTTCAGTTCTTCCTTCTTCGGATGATGTTGAAGAAGGGGCGTGGGTTGTATTGACTGAGAAAGCAGGAATATGGGCAATACCTGAAAAGGCTGTTGTACTTGGTGGAGTTGAACCACCTGAACGAAGCTTGTCACGTAAGGGGAGCTCAAATGAAGGATCTacacaagaagaaagaagaaacctCACATTTGCGGCTGATATTGCTCCTAGAAGGGCAAGTTCTGAAGCATGGGATGCTGGAGAAAGACAAGCTGGGGGTTTTACTGGGATTGCACGTCGAACTGGCCAAGATGAAGAATCAGAAGCTCTGTTGAGTCATCTTTTCCATGATTTTCTATCATCTGGGCAGGTTGATAGCTTGCTGGAAAAGCTAAAAAGTTCTGGGGCATTTGAAAGGGATGGGGAAACAAATGTTTTTGCGCGGATGAGCAAATCAATTGTAGACACCTTAGCTAAACACTGGACAACAACCAGAGGTGCTGAGATTTTGGCTATGGCTGTTGTGTCTACCCAACTCATGGATAAGCAGCAGAAGCATACAAAATTTCTCCAGTTTCTTGCGTTATCCAAATGCCATGAGGAGCTGTGTTCTAGACAGAGTATGCTCTATTTCCTATTTTATATGACAACTATACGTGTGTGCTGTTTCAGTTTCAAATTCCTTTTACAGTATGTATGATCtgtgttgaaacttgaaagcttGTACTTTATGATGATGTTTCATTGATCTTACTGTGGACTTCATTAGTCTTAGTGTTAGTGCAACTATATATCACAGCTGTGTCAGCATTGATGTTAAGGTATTTTGAGTGGGGTTTTTCTGGGGCTCAACTCTTGCtgttgattttaaatttaaaacaaaataataaataaaagaattgaaacatATCAATACTAAATTGTAGTATTGTTGGCAGGATATTCCTTGCAAATTATCTTGGAACATGGTGAAAAGCTAGCTGGGATGATTCAACTGAGAGAACTGCA of Quercus lobata isolate SW786 chromosome 8, ValleyOak3.0 Primary Assembly, whole genome shotgun sequence contains these proteins:
- the LOC115955464 gene encoding nuclear pore complex protein NUP133; translated protein: MFSPGTKRGNLSSKRERNVVQKSLLPKIESPITPHRRPLIDNSVPDRPSTGTPAPWAPRLSVFARIPAVNRSDNADAIKPVYVGEFPQVVRDEQASWLQQRVPDDACISGGMEKGTSLAWIICGNRLFIWSYLSPAASIKCIVLELPSDVSENGNIGSNDRNSWLLCVVNWDSTSRRTKKVVKHCNSAGIVLCNQKTRVIIYWPDIYSEGRTDPITSFASSDELEVTSSLVDGKATPNRHKQPIRLGSSLAGSSTLNSLIASAVPNSQHICVAFACGSNGELWQFYCSPTGIHRKKVYDDILNLSFQGGDSGQLIESKGYPRSLTWRFSHVSPEESNRQFYLLTDHEIHCFSVNLNPEIHISKLWSHEIIGTDGDLGIKKDLAGQKRIWPLDVQVDDHGKVITILVATFCKDRASGSSYTQYSLLTMQYKSGMSIEPTHERVLEKKAPIQVIIPKARVEDEDFLFSMRLRVGGKPSGSAIIMSGDGTATVSHYYRNATKLYQFDLPYDAGKVLDASVLPSSDDVEEGAWVVLTEKAGIWAIPEKAVVLGGVEPPERSLSRKGSSNEGSTQEERRNLTFAADIAPRRASSEAWDAGERQAGGFTGIARRTGQDEESEALLSHLFHDFLSSGQVDSLLEKLKSSGAFERDGETNVFARMSKSIVDTLAKHWTTTRGAEILAMAVVSTQLMDKQQKHTKFLQFLALSKCHEELCSRQRYSLQIILEHGEKLAGMIQLRELQNVISQNRSIGVGSSHSSAEIQMSGALWDLIQLVGERARRNTVLLMDRDNAEVFYSKVSDLEDIFYCLDRHLDYVISIEQPLGIQIHRACELSNACVTIIHEAMHYRNDNHLWYPPPEHLTPWYCQPVVRNGLWSIASYMLQLFNEASGIDMSAKSDLYTHLEVLTEVLLEAYAGAVTAKVDRGEGHKGLLDEYWNRRDTLLDSLYKQVLDYVEGRHRDLNEDEKKEEILRKLSSRLLSIAKRHECYRAMWRICCDLNDSVLLRNLMHESMGPNGGFSYFVFKQLYEQRQFSKLLRLGEEFPEELSIFLRQHEELLWLHEVFLNQFSSASEILHTLALSHDESSISATEVGADRESMHLEPTLADRKHFLNLSKIAARAAPGKNADSETKLKRIEADLKILKLQEEIIKLLPPDEEKQCVERCLLRPEELIKLCLKGQNAKLSLCAFDVFAWTSSSFRKTHRNLLEECWKNAADQDDWNGLFQESTAQGWSDEETLQNLRETVLFQASSRCYGLDAETFGEGFDEVLPLRLENVEPPVFRDSISSVESILMQHKDFPEAGKLMLTSIMLGSVHDDTRLEEGPSPME